Proteins found in one Coffea eugenioides isolate CCC68of chromosome 5, Ceug_1.0, whole genome shotgun sequence genomic segment:
- the LOC113771610 gene encoding uncharacterized protein LOC113771610 yields MQFCGFVDLDISLSDGSRADKLSHSLDNGLPSNGAQGVSLPMNYMRKKSAIVHMEFSFSLRLLFLLFCDGQLVSCSVSKKGLKQADLIKVEKKLASGYAVCASVASEQQILAVGTKRGDVELYDLTDSASLVRVVSLYDWGRSSAQLPQPKHSR; encoded by the exons ATGCAGTTTTGTGGGTTTGTTGATCTTGACATTTCACTCTCTGATGGAAGTAGAGCTGATAAATTGTCTCATTCTTTGGATAATGGTCTTCCTTCTAATGGAGCACAAGGTGTTTCTCTGCCCATGAATTATATGAGGAAGAAGTCTGCTATTGTGCACATGGAGTTTTCCTTCTCACTGAGGTTACTGTTTTTGCTCTTTTGTGATGGACAACTTGTGTCATGTTCTGTAAGTAAGAAAGGATTAAAGCAAGCTGATTTAATTAAAGTTGAAAAGAAGCTGGCATCTGGTTATGCTGTATGTGCCTCAGTTGCTTCAGAGCAACAAATTCTTGCTGTGGGTACAAAAAGGGGAGATGTTGAATTGTATGACCTCACAGATTCTGCTTCCCTTGTTCGTGTTGTTTCTTTATATGACTGGGG GCGTTCATCAGCTCAACTTCCACAACCTAAACATTCAAGATGA